The Drosophila nasuta strain 15112-1781.00 chromosome 2L, ASM2355853v1, whole genome shotgun sequence genome window below encodes:
- the LOC132796233 gene encoding carboxylesterase 1E, whose protein sequence is MRSLAKRNFCFSCVLLLLSFLSHSQSESQQQQHHRVKRIVGGKQAKAPPVDDPVVFARLFERDTRVEGIRNPSTGIYSFLGMHYAEPPVGQLRYARPIYKRLGGELNATHHGPPCMQPHPQQPHRIIGDENCLLLNVYTPQMPDETTGLPVFVWIHPGGFRYGSAAQYDATPMAQQGAIVVAPQYRLGSLGIMGDGTKEFDGNLAMFDLSLALRWVNDYIANFGGDPKQVQAIGHGSGASSAMYLAMSRTARSSSEVSGVVAMSGTALSQYATDKEPVQSVQEVAKINGCPAANELEIVSCLRAKSAMDIIKNDDKVQTERLAGRALVKGLTGSVGFQPHTEAEDDRRALPSLIIGEPEQQLRNNNFTGIPLLTGVTKHETANSVTVDTLNKVFGSAEKFLGSLGGALQQLTGFLRIDKLTGDIAKPVLPGLSNLLTPTLQDLWKVPETLNVDQVLDKVVESTTDVLFNLPAVLTTQVWSKLAPAYMYSFEYNGTKSKGSTFLKGLPIVSEQAHDKPETVAHGDELGYMFDANDIFGNPLPETRLSSADDLQVRRNLIQMLLQFAKKSKGEEQKNDITSKLFQSVTGGGTPFIKVHTELEAASDFRFCELSVMGASLSPLTSTSCAALGGLLGGLGQTLGGVGNQLGLGNVGGKLGLGGGGGGGGNKRGGGFGLGLL, encoded by the exons TTCAGCTGCGTTTTATTGCTGCTTTCGTTTCTATCTCATTCGCAATCAGAgtcccagcagcagcaacatcatcgcGTGAAACGCATTGTGGGCGGCAAACAGGCCAAGGCACCGCCTGTCGATGATCCGGTTGTGTTTGCACGTCTCTTCGAGCGAGACACGCGAGTCGAGGGCATTCGCAATCCCAGCACGGGCATCTATAGCTTCCTGGGCATGCACTATGCCGAGCCACCGGTGGGACAACTGCGCTACGCTCGCCCCATCTACAAGCGACTGGGTGGCGAGCTGAATGCCACACACCATGGCCCGCCCTGCATGCAACCGCATCCCCAGCAGCCGCATCGCATCATCGGCGATGAGAATTGCCTGCTGCTCAACGTGTATACGCCCCAGATGCCCGATGAAACAACTGGGCTGCCTGTCTTTGTCTGGATCCATCCGGGTGGCTTTCGCTACGGTTCCGCTGCCCAATACGATGCCACGCCCATGGCCCAACAGGGCGCTATTGTGGTGGCGCCTCAGTATCGTCTTGGTTCGCTGGGCATCATGGGCGATGGCACAAAGGAGTTCGATGGCAATCTGGCCATGTTCGATCTGTCGCTGGCATTGCGTTGGGTCAACGATTACATCGCCAACTTTGGGGGTGATCCCAAGCAGGTGCAGGCCATTGGACACGGTTCGGGTGCTTCGAGTGCCATGTACTTGGCCATGTCGCGCACCGCACGCAGTTCGAGTGAGGTGAGCGGTGTGGTTGCCATGTCAGGGACTGCTCTGTCTCAATATGCCACCGACAAGGAGCCGGTCCAGAGCGTCCAGGAGGTGGCCAAGATCAATGGTTGTCCCGCGGCCAATGAGCTGGAAATTGTCAGCTGTCTGCGTGCG AAATCCGCCATGGACATCATCAAGAACGATGACAAAGTGCAAACGGAACGCCTAGCTGGCCGTGCTTTGGTCAAAGGACTCACGGGCAGCGTTGGCTTTCAGCCGCACACCGAGGCCGAGGACGACAGACGCGCCTTGCCAAGCTTAATCATTGGCGAAccggagcagcagctgcgcaacaacaactttacGGGAATTCCACTCTTGACGGGAGTCACCAAGCACGAGACAGCAAACTCTGTGACTGTGGACACGCTGAACAAAGTCTTTGGCTCCGCGGAGAAATTCCTCGGTTCGCTTGGCGGTGCGCTGCAACAGTTGACGGGATTTCTGCGCATCGATAAGCTAACTGGGGATATTGCCAAGCCCGTGCTGCCAGGGTTAAGTAATCTGCTGACACCCACGCTGCAGGATCTGTGGAAGGTGCCCGAGACACTGAATGTGGATCAAGTGCTCGATAAAGTTGTGGAATCCACCACAGATGTGCTGTTCAATCTCCCAGCTGTGCTGACCACGCAAGTGTGGTCCAAGTTAGCTCCCGCTTATATGTATAGCTTCGAGTACAACGGCACCAAGTCGAAGGGCAGCACATTTCTTAAAGGCTTGCCCATAGTATCGGAGCAGGCACACGATAAACCCGAGACGGTGGCTCATGGCGATGAGCTGGGCTACATGTTCGATGCCAACGATATCTTTGGCAATCCGCTGCCCGAAACGCGTCTCAGCAGCGCTGATGATCTGCAAGTGCGTCGCAATCTCATCCAGATGCTGCTGCAGTTCGCCAAGAAGTCAAAGGGAGAGGAACAAAAGAATGACATCACTTCGAAGCTCTTTCAGAGCGTCACAGGCGGAGGCACGCCTTTCATCAAGGTGCACACCGAACTGGAGGCGGCGAGTGATTTCCGTTTCTGTGAACTCTCAGTGATGGGCGCTTCCCTTTCGCCTCTAACCTCGACGAGCTGTGCCGCATTGGGCGGACTTCTGGGTGGTCTAGGACAGACTCTCGGTGGCGTGGGCAACCAGCTGGGACTTGGAAATGTGGGCGGCAAGCTGGGATTgggcggaggaggaggcggaggaggcAACAAACGTGGTGGCGGATTCGGTTTGGGGCTGCTCTAA